One stretch of Bradyrhizobium canariense DNA includes these proteins:
- the bioB gene encoding biotin synthase BioB has protein sequence MTLATTRETTPEKSSPSIRSGIGKTWTTAEAAALYRMPLNDLLFKAQTIHRANFDPNRVQLSRLLSIKTGGCPEDCAYCSQSVHHESGLSASKLMEVERVIAEAKKARDGGATRYCMGAAWRNPKPRDMEAVVAMVKGVKALGMETCMTLGMLDREQSEQLSHAGLDYYNHNIDTSERYYSEIITTRHFADRIETLANVRAAGMKVCCGGIVGMGEQESDRVEMLTTLANLPEHPESVPINMLIPIPGTPLANAAPIDPIDFVRTVALARIMMPESVVRLSAGRTAMTDEMQALCFFAGANSIFVGDTLLTAGNPENDKDMALFQRLGLQPMELDGAS, from the coding sequence ATGACGCTTGCAACGACCCGCGAAACCACCCCCGAGAAGTCATCACCTTCCATTCGGTCCGGTATCGGAAAGACCTGGACGACGGCGGAGGCGGCGGCGCTATACCGGATGCCGCTCAATGATCTCCTGTTCAAGGCGCAGACCATTCACCGCGCGAACTTCGATCCCAATCGCGTCCAGCTCAGCCGTCTCCTGAGCATCAAGACCGGCGGATGTCCGGAGGATTGCGCCTATTGCAGCCAGTCCGTGCACCATGAGTCCGGCCTCAGCGCCTCCAAGCTGATGGAAGTCGAGCGTGTGATCGCCGAAGCCAAGAAAGCGCGCGACGGCGGGGCGACCCGTTACTGCATGGGCGCGGCGTGGCGAAACCCGAAGCCGCGGGACATGGAAGCTGTCGTGGCGATGGTGAAGGGTGTCAAGGCGCTGGGCATGGAAACATGCATGACCCTCGGCATGCTCGACCGCGAACAGTCGGAGCAATTAAGTCACGCCGGCCTCGACTACTATAATCACAACATCGATACGTCGGAGCGCTATTACAGCGAGATCATCACCACGCGGCATTTCGCCGATCGCATCGAGACGCTTGCGAATGTGCGCGCCGCGGGCATGAAGGTCTGCTGCGGCGGTATTGTCGGCATGGGCGAACAGGAAAGCGACCGCGTCGAGATGCTGACCACGCTGGCCAACTTGCCTGAACATCCTGAAAGCGTACCGATCAATATGTTGATCCCGATCCCCGGCACGCCGCTGGCGAACGCTGCGCCGATCGACCCGATCGACTTCGTGCGCACCGTTGCGCTTGCCAGAATCATGATGCCGGAATCGGTCGTGCGCCTGTCCGCCGGACGCACCGCCATGACGGATGAGATGCAGGCTCTGTGTTTCTTCGCCGGTGCCAACTCGATCTTCGTTGGCGATACCTTGCTGACGGCAGGCAATCCGGAAAACGACAAGGATATGGCGCTGTTTCA